A part of Rhopalosiphum maidis isolate BTI-1 chromosome 3, ASM367621v3, whole genome shotgun sequence genomic DNA contains:
- the LOC113557585 gene encoding uncharacterized protein LOC113557585 — protein sequence MTVLFLIIAYCVHSSKTMNIKDIFFSKMVDIPAEKKYQKAQIGTRNVIKKVFGVLKRHFPVLSIGLINQPKSALTTIVAVAVLLNILLKQNDTMPRKDLQIVDDLFEELDALPIASWKCCKK from the exons ATGACAGtactatttttgataatagctTATTGCGTGCATAGTTCGAAAACAATGAATATAAAGGATATTTTCTTCTCGAAGATGGTGGATATCCCTGCAGAAAAAAAGTatcaa AAAGCTCAAATCGGAACCAGAAATGTGATCAAAAAAGTTTTTGGTGTTTTGAAACGGCATTTTCCAGTTTTGTCTATTGGATTAATTAATCAACCAAAATCAGCATTGACTACTATTGTTGCTGTGGctgttttactaaatattttgttaaaacaaaatgatacTATGCCACGAAAAGATTTGCAGATTGTTGATGATTTATTTGAAGAACTAGATGCCTTGCCAATAGCAAGTTGGAAATGctgtaagaaataa
- the LOC113557584 gene encoding piggyBac transposable element-derived protein 4-like, which translates to MGNPMTDEELLRLLENSDDDFGLSSGTDLGEGDSGDDDFDPEWSLPISQTNNTVQQEEENISDVPIISSSSYTWSNRPPIVTHIAFSKSKGLKVFPQGNDPIDYFNLLFDDRLFELLVNETNKYAVEVFLSGSGGPSSRISTRKDTNIPEMKLFIGLLFHTGTIRVNRLEDYWKTSELFNLNFFRQYMSRNRFILLLRNLHFTESEYDVNNRLNKIEPIVTYFNNKMTDVYEPSENLALDESMVLYRGRLVFRQYIKNKRHKYGIKLYMLTESGGLVHRIMIYSGQGNDTSDDFTYTEYVVVKLMEGLTGCGRSLYMDNYYNSVKLAHILLTKGTYCTGTLRANRKRNPKEITLKKLKVGESVGKYTKEGVCVMKWRDRREVLAISSEHTNDLVEVTNRRGDQKLKPKAISMYNKYMSGIDRQDQMLSYYPCERKTVRWYKKIGIHFFKLFLLNADYLYVENVKKCSLYDFRLSVITALVKNKTSINVPPILPNKKSTHYPTKVPKNEKKNILEKDVRFAIQTAHGKQQYFIVAVVKVNLVYALKTVSKFIMHNQFIVPSKSKVDQFNKAVVEMVAEDMQPLSIIENKGFRKLINLLDSRYKLLSRKLIGTMLIPNLYESTRKMIETILFHRKYVSLTSDIWNLTTRKLEFSHTAQYLSEVLKDIIREWKIEIKVTAIVTNSGANIKAATKITKN; encoded by the exons atgGGCAACCCAATGACTGACGAAGAATTATTGCGTTTGTTAGAAAATTCAGATGATGATTTTGGCTTAAGTTCTGGTACTGATTTGGGGGAAGGGGATTCTGGTGATGATGATTTTGATCCAGAATGGTCACTTCCGATATCACAAACCAATAATACAGTACAACAAGAAGAGGAAAATATATCagatgtacctattatttctTCATCGAGTTATACATGGAGTAATAGACCACCTATAGTGACACATATCGCGTTTTCAAAATCCAAAGGATTGAAGGTTTTTCCGCAAGGAAATGAccctattgattattttaatctattatttgaTGATAGACTTTTCGAGTTATTAGTTAACGAAACCAATAAATATGCAGTTGAAGTTTTTTTATCTGGATCTGGGGGTCCATCATCTCGAATTTCTACGCGGAAAGATACAAATATACCCGAAATGAAACTTTTTATTGGTTTACTTTTTCACACTGGAACTATAAGAGTCAATCGTTTGGAAGATTATTGGAAGACAAGCGAGTTATTcaacttgaatttttttcggCAATATATGAGTAGAAAtcgttttatattacttttgagaaatttgcattttacTGAAAGTGAATATGATGTGAACAATCGCCTGAATAAAATTGAACCGATAGtaacatatttcaataataaaatgacagATGTTTATGAACCTTCTGAAAATTTAGCACTCGATGAGTCAATGGTTTTATATCGGGGTAGATTAGTTTTCCGGCAATACATCAAAAATAAGCGCCATAAGTATGGTATCAAACTGTACATGCTCACAGAATCCGGTGGGTTAGTCCacagaattatgatatactcTGGACAAGGAAATGATACGTCTGACGATTTTACTTATACAGAATATGTTGTCGTAAAATTAATGGAAGGACTTACTGGGTGTGGTCGATCATTGTATATggacaattattacaatagtgTAAAGCTAGCTCACATACTTCTAACAAAAGGAACATATTGTACAGGAACTTTGCGAGCCAATAGAAAAAGAAACCCTAAAGAAAtaactttgaaaaaattaaaagtaggaGAAAGTGTTGGAAAGTATACCAAGGAAGGCGTATGTGTGATGAAATGGCGAGACAGACGAGAAGTTTTAGCTATAAGCTCTGAGCACACTAATGATTTAGTTGAAGTTACTAACAGAAGAGGAGATCAAAAATTGAAACCTAAGGCAATTTctatgtataacaaatatatgtcGGGAATTGATAGACAAGACCAAATGCTATCATACTACCCATGCGAAAGAAAAACTGTAAGGTGGTACAAAAAAATCgggattcatttttttaaattatttttgctaaATGCCGATTACTTATACGtagaaaacgtaaaaaaatgtagtctgtATGATTTTAGACTTTCCGTTATTACAGcattggtaaaaaataaaaccagcATAAATGTTCCTCCAATACTTCCTAATAAAAAAAGCACGCACTATCCTACAAAAGTaccaaaaaacgaaaaaaaaaatatattagaaaaagaTGTAAGGTTTGCCATTCAAACGGCACAcggaaaacaacaatattttattgtagcaGTTGTGAAGGTCAACCTGGTCTATGCATTGAAAACTGTTTCGAAATTTATCATGCATAATCAA ttTATTGTACCATCTAAAAGTAAAGTGGACCAATTCAATAAAGCTGTTGTTGAAATGGTTGCAGAAGATATGCAACCATTATCAATCATAGAGAACAAGGGATTCAGAAAACTTATTAACCTACTTGATTCACGTTATAAGTTGCTTAGCCGCAAACTCATTGGAACTATGCTTATACCAAATTTGTATGAATCAACTCGAAAGATGATTGAAACTATTTTGTTTCATAGAAAATATGTATCACTTACATCAGATATTTGGAATTTAACCACAAGAAAACTAGAATTTAGTCATACAGCACAGTACTTATCTGAAGTactaaaagatattattagagagtggaaaatagaaataaaagttACAGCAATTGTGACAAACTCTGGTGCAAATATTAAGGCAGCaacaaaaattactaaaaattga
- the LOC113558508 gene encoding juvenile hormone acid O-methyltransferase-like, translating to MHCPEQYIKDNAMQYRAAKDISTTYIDKMEWKSHEIVLDIGCGPGDITADILYPILKNKIKYLVGVDKSIEMVEYAKKTYGCANMDFKVLDIENANDCSFYSHGFNKIFSFFCLHWVHNKFDSFLNMQLMLKSGGEILINFLLINPIVELYTFMDEEWQKYIKDIKQISQDSYSQDELKEMLIKAGFRIINLESTVKKYTFPDFSSLLNTIKAVDVMYSNLPQHLHDRYSIHVKDIICERQMVEICSITGKTIVAYHPITVHAVKD from the exons atgcattgcCCAGAGCAGTATATCAAAGATAATGCTATGCAATATAGAGCAGCCAAAGATATCTCAACtacatatattgataaaatggaATGGAAATCTCACGAAATAGTTTTGGACATAGGATGTGGACCAGGCGATATAACCGCAGATATTCTTTAtcctattttgaaaaataaaatcaaatatttg gtCGGTGTTGATAAATCAATAGAAATGGTAGAATATGCTAAAAAGACCTATGGATGCGCTAATATGGATTTCAAAGTTCTTGATATTGAAAATGCCAATGACTGCTCTTTTTATTCACacggatttaataaaatattttcatttttttgccTTCATTGggttcataataaatttgattcttTCCTTAATATGCAATTAATGTTGAAAAGTGGTGGCGAAATTTTGATAaactttttgttaattaatccaatagttgaattatatacatttatggaTGAAGAAtggcaaaaatatattaaa gACATAAAGCAGATATCGCAAGATTCGTATTCACAAGATGAATTGAAAGAAATGTTAATCAAGGCTGGATttcgaattattaatttagaatcaactgtaaaaaaatatacatttccgGACTTCTCATCACTTTTGA ataCTATCAAAGCAGTAGATGTAATGTACAGTAATTTGCCACAGCATTTACACGACAGATATTCCATACAtgttaaagatataatatgtgagAGACAAATGGTTGAAATATGTTCAATTACTGGAAAAACAATTGTTGCATATCATCCTATTACTGTGCATGCTGttaaagattaa